The proteins below are encoded in one region of Patescibacteria group bacterium:
- the rplT gene encoding 50S ribosomal protein L20 has product MARVKRGLTSHAKHKKLKSQAKGYWMTRHRLVRKAKEAVLHAGQYAYAGRKDKKGVMRRDWILHINESLKLNGLSYSTFIHKLKVAKIDLDRKVMAQLATEQPQAFAELIKKIG; this is encoded by the coding sequence ATGGCCAGAGTCAAAAGGGGATTAACTTCCCACGCAAAGCACAAAAAGCTTAAAAGCCAGGCCAAGGGTTACTGGATGACCCGTCATCGCCTGGTGCGTAAAGCTAAAGAGGCAGTCTTACATGCCGGGCAATACGCTTATGCCGGACGCAAAGACAAAAAAGGCGTTATGCGCCGCGACTGGATTCTTCATATTAACGAATCTCTGAAACTCAACGGCCTAAGCTACAGCACTTTCATTCATAAACTAAAGGTCGCTAAAATCGATCTCGACCGTAAGGTTATGGCTCAATTGGCCACCGAACAACCCCAAGCTTTTGCGGAACTAATTAAAAAAATTGGCTAA
- a CDS encoding 50S ribosomal protein L35 — protein MPKMKMSKTVRDRFKVSANGKIMRRKIGQRHLKATKSRANIRRGKVPIQVVGVLEKKLKKLLAV, from the coding sequence ATGCCAAAAATGAAAATGTCCAAGACCGTCAGGGACCGCTTTAAGGTTTCCGCGAACGGAAAAATAATGCGCCGCAAGATCGGCCAGCGACATTTGAAGGCGACCAAGAGCCGCGCCAACATCAGGCGCGGTAAAGTTCCCATTCAGGTCGTTGGTGTTTTAGAAAAAAAACTTAAGAAATTACTCGCAGTCTAA
- the infC gene encoding translation initiation factor IF-3, producing MRLISEEGKQVGIFSREEALDYALGQGSDLVLIGEAANPPVAKIIDYKKFLYQEQKKEAEARKGQRGTGTKEIRVGSPFAASADVEARIRKTADFLAEGFNVKISIKFSGRQLAHPEFGHKIFAQFKEVLKDKARVEREAKFEGKQLVITFSPIK from the coding sequence GTGCGCCTAATCTCAGAAGAAGGCAAACAGGTGGGGATTTTTAGTCGGGAAGAAGCCCTGGACTACGCTTTGGGTCAAGGGTCTGACTTGGTTTTAATCGGAGAAGCCGCCAACCCGCCAGTAGCAAAGATCATCGACTATAAAAAGTTTTTATATCAGGAACAGAAGAAAGAAGCGGAAGCCAGAAAAGGCCAAAGAGGGACAGGCACGAAAGAAATTCGGGTCGGCAGTCCGTTTGCCGCTTCAGCTGATGTTGAGGCCAGGATCAGAAAAACTGCCGACTTCCTGGCGGAAGGTTTTAATGTTAAAATAAGCATTAAGTTTTCGGGGCGTCAGTTAGCCCACCCTGAATTCGGACATAAAATTTTTGCCCAGTTTAAAGAAGTCCTGAAAGACAAAGCCAGAGTGGAACGCGAAGCGAAGTTTGAAGGTAAACAGTTAGTTATCACCTTTAGTCCTATTAAGTAG
- the thrS gene encoding threonine--tRNA ligase produces the protein MDDKLQNLRHSTAHLLAAAVTALYPNALPTIGPAIESGFYYDFDNLKISDGDLPKIEEKMREIAPTWQKFEKKNQGNEAIAKNPYKKELIAELKEKGEPITYYQSGDFIDLCRGGHSPNPAKDLQHFKLLKLAGAYWRGNEKNKMLTRIYGTAFTTKKELDNYLKMLEEAEKRDHKKLGLQMGLFMFHETAPGMPYWLPKGVVLYNELINFWREEHEKRGYVEITSPLINKKELYLTSGHWDHYKENMFIAKTEEGEVYALKPMNCPNAMVVFGSKTRSYKELPLRLGDTDCLHRYELSGTLNGLFRVREFRQDDAHIYVSEDQIEEEFKRIFEITRYFYSLFGMEYRFRLGTRPDDLMGDPKVWDKAEAILEKIVKDSGHEYFIGENEGAFYGPKIDILMKDALGREWQTGTIQLDFQMPLRFNLKYSAANGSQKTPAVIHRVIYGSLERFVGIMLEHLSGNLPTWLAPVQAEVLPIADRHLDYARSVKVALESVGVRAELDDRSEKLGAKIRDAQMQKVPYMLVIGDKEVEEKTVSVRSRDKGDLGSLPLKKFLEDLKIEIKEKKIAKTVQS, from the coding sequence ATGGACGATAAATTGCAAAACTTAAGACACTCAACCGCGCATCTTCTGGCCGCGGCGGTCACGGCGTTGTATCCTAATGCTCTGCCGACTATCGGGCCGGCTATCGAAAGCGGCTTTTATTACGATTTCGATAATTTAAAAATCTCCGATGGAGATTTGCCGAAAATTGAGGAAAAGATGCGCGAAATTGCCCCGACTTGGCAGAAATTTGAGAAAAAAAACCAGGGAAACGAGGCTATCGCCAAAAATCCATACAAAAAAGAGCTCATCGCGGAACTGAAAGAAAAAGGCGAGCCGATTACCTATTACCAGTCAGGTGATTTTATTGATCTTTGCCGCGGAGGACACAGTCCAAATCCAGCTAAAGACTTACAGCACTTTAAATTACTGAAATTGGCCGGGGCATACTGGCGTGGAAATGAAAAAAACAAAATGCTTACCAGAATTTACGGGACAGCTTTTACGACAAAGAAAGAACTGGACAATTATCTTAAGATGCTTGAAGAAGCCGAGAAACGGGATCACAAGAAGCTGGGTTTACAGATGGGCTTATTCATGTTTCACGAGACGGCACCAGGGATGCCCTATTGGTTACCTAAAGGAGTCGTTCTTTATAACGAACTAATTAATTTCTGGCGGGAAGAACACGAGAAACGCGGTTATGTTGAAATAACTTCGCCGCTAATTAACAAGAAAGAGCTGTATCTCACCTCCGGGCATTGGGATCACTATAAGGAAAACATGTTTATTGCCAAGACTGAAGAAGGAGAAGTTTATGCCCTAAAGCCCATGAACTGTCCAAATGCTATGGTCGTTTTTGGCAGCAAGACTCGTTCTTATAAAGAGTTACCTTTAAGACTCGGAGATACCGATTGTCTTCACCGTTATGAACTATCCGGAACACTAAACGGGCTTTTCCGTGTACGAGAGTTTCGCCAGGACGATGCGCACATTTATGTCTCTGAAGACCAGATCGAAGAAGAATTCAAAAGGATTTTCGAAATTACCCGGTATTTTTATTCGCTTTTTGGTATGGAATATCGTTTTCGCTTGGGCACCAGGCCGGACGATTTGATGGGCGATCCTAAGGTTTGGGACAAAGCCGAGGCAATATTGGAAAAGATCGTCAAGGATTCCGGCCATGAGTATTTCATCGGCGAAAACGAAGGTGCTTTCTACGGACCAAAAATCGATATTCTAATGAAAGACGCCTTGGGACGCGAGTGGCAAACGGGAACAATTCAACTCGACTTTCAAATGCCGTTGCGTTTTAACCTCAAATATTCGGCCGCAAATGGTTCTCAAAAGACACCTGCAGTGATTCACCGCGTGATATATGGCTCACTGGAAAGGTTTGTTGGCATAATGCTGGAACACCTATCCGGAAATTTGCCAACCTGGCTGGCGCCGGTGCAGGCAGAAGTACTTCCGATAGCCGATAGACACCTGGACTACGCCCGGTCCGTTAAAGTCGCTTTAGAATCGGTCGGTGTCAGGGCTGAACTGGACGACAGATCCGAGAAATTAGGGGCAAAAATCCGCGACGCCCAGATGCAAAAAGTGCCGTATATGCTGGTAATTGGAGACAAGGAAGTAGAGGAAAAAACCGTGTCCGTACGCTCCAGAGACAAAGGTGACCTGGGAAGTCTGCCATTGAAAAAGTTCCTGGAAGACCTTAAAATAGAAATCAAAGAGAAAAAAATTGCTAAAACAGTACAAAGTTAA
- a CDS encoding DUF5660 domain-containing protein, with product MLPKATLKGETKVADQKQKKFVPADNPIEQMKDFGGKVVGDVVEVPKAIIDEALGQIGLKPQRKPMMGEINLASGEHKTNQETKKPNFEAQMRGLNAVQRQEKEVFSAKQKAVEAQVNKLLQELHAEVTKLEQQTAELTSEAKKITVETVPANAGLYHLNFFDWVISTLKDLRKRVNESRLWLNMWTQKKKQKGYWAMSKKHGQKFQFSDERSVATAAG from the coding sequence GTGCTGCCCAAAGCAACTCTGAAAGGAGAAACCAAAGTGGCAGATCAAAAACAGAAAAAATTCGTTCCCGCAGATAACCCGATCGAACAAATGAAAGACTTCGGAGGGAAAGTCGTCGGCGATGTTGTCGAAGTCCCCAAAGCCATCATTGATGAAGCCCTCGGCCAGATCGGCCTCAAACCACAGCGCAAACCTATGATGGGCGAGATTAATCTGGCCTCAGGCGAGCATAAAACCAATCAGGAAACCAAAAAACCCAATTTTGAGGCCCAAATGCGCGGACTCAACGCGGTACAGCGGCAGGAAAAAGAGGTCTTTTCCGCCAAGCAAAAAGCCGTGGAAGCCCAGGTGAATAAACTCCTTCAGGAACTGCACGCCGAGGTCACTAAACTTGAGCAACAGACGGCGGAACTTACTTCCGAAGCGAAGAAAATTACGGTCGAAACGGTACCCGCCAATGCCGGGTTGTACCACCTTAATTTCTTTGATTGGGTCATCAGCACCTTAAAAGACCTGCGCAAACGGGTTAATGAAAGCCGCCTGTGGCTCAACATGTGGACCCAGAAGAAAAAGCAAAAAGGCTACTGGGCCATGTCCAAAAAGCACGGCCAAAAGTTCCAGTTCTCTGATGAAAGGAGTGTCGCCACCGCGGCAGGATAA
- a CDS encoding DUF4112 domain-containing protein: MTTKDHLRAAGIIARVLDDQFKLLGLGIGFDPLLDLVPGFGSFLATFLGFYLIWLAWKLEIPEEIIARMIRNILLNFLIGEIPLVGALASAFYKSNRTNYDLLRKYAPKDTVEGEILQK; this comes from the coding sequence ATGACCACAAAGGATCATCTGCGGGCAGCCGGAATTATCGCCAGAGTTTTGGACGACCAGTTTAAGCTTCTGGGCTTGGGGATTGGTTTCGATCCCCTGCTTGATTTGGTCCCCGGTTTTGGCAGTTTTCTGGCGACATTTTTAGGCTTTTATTTGATCTGGCTGGCCTGGAAGCTGGAAATTCCGGAAGAAATAATTGCCAGGATGATCCGAAACATTCTGCTTAACTTTTTAATTGGCGAAATTCCGCTTGTTGGAGCTTTAGCCAGCGCTTTTTACAAGTCCAACCGGACAAACTATGACCTTCTCCGAAAATACGCCCCCAAAGACACCGTCGAGGGAGAAATACTGCAAAAATAG
- a CDS encoding DUF5666 domain-containing protein, with protein sequence MTSNMAKVILGILILVLVGGVAFTVGRRWTLVRNLAANRGISTPNNPFYPNNFRRGVGPGMMYRGYGNGGSGGISGQITNLNGSQMTLTLPSGQTYTVNVNTNTTYSQVSPAAQGSLRNGENVTVFLSRGADGSTSAQSVRINSATQ encoded by the coding sequence ATGACTAGTAACATGGCAAAAGTTATTCTGGGAATCCTGATATTAGTCCTCGTGGGCGGAGTGGCTTTTACTGTCGGCCGGCGCTGGACTCTGGTACGCAACCTTGCCGCAAACCGAGGGATATCCACGCCAAACAACCCATTTTATCCAAACAACTTTCGCCGGGGAGTTGGTCCGGGAATGATGTATAGAGGCTATGGAAACGGTGGAAGTGGCGGTATCAGTGGGCAAATTACCAATCTCAACGGCAGCCAAATGACTTTAACCTTACCTAGCGGACAAACCTATACCGTTAATGTAAATACCAACACCACCTACTCCCAAGTCAGCCCCGCTGCTCAGGGAAGCCTGAGAAACGGGGAAAATGTTACCGTTTTCCTGTCCCGCGGGGCTGACGGCTCAACTTCCGCTCAGAGCGTGCGGATCAACTCCGCGACGCAATAA
- a CDS encoding topoisomerase DNA-binding C4 zinc finger domain-containing protein, whose protein sequence is MADLCPKCGAPLSEPMDTKSGKRLQRCSNSSWNPQTKKNEGCDYVKWLEVPPQELEEKCPKCGAPLILQTTRFGKKMKKCSKGGWDKTTKQATGCDYVQWINGTSEPLEEDCPECGAKLVLYTTAAGKKMKKCSTAGWDKETKTATGCKYVQWLKASDYGSPDSGGEEFLPPDPS, encoded by the coding sequence ATGGCTGATCTTTGCCCCAAATGCGGCGCTCCCTTAAGCGAACCAATGGACACAAAAAGCGGCAAAAGGTTACAGCGTTGCAGCAATAGCTCCTGGAACCCGCAAACGAAGAAAAATGAAGGCTGCGACTATGTCAAATGGTTGGAAGTGCCCCCTCAGGAATTGGAAGAGAAATGCCCGAAATGCGGCGCACCGCTGATTTTGCAAACGACAAGATTCGGGAAAAAAATGAAAAAGTGTTCCAAGGGCGGTTGGGACAAAACCACCAAACAGGCGACCGGCTGTGACTATGTCCAATGGATTAACGGCACTTCCGAACCGCTTGAGGAAGATTGTCCGGAATGCGGGGCTAAACTGGTTCTCTATACGACCGCTGCCGGCAAAAAGATGAAGAAATGTTCCACAGCAGGCTGGGATAAAGAAACCAAAACTGCGACCGGGTGCAAATATGTTCAGTGGCTCAAAGCTTCGGATTACGGTTCTCCAGACTCCGGCGGCGAAGAATTCCTGCCCCCGGATCCTTCCTAA
- a CDS encoding RNA-binding protein — MINLRSMDQNKVFVAGFPWSYTGENLKDMFSKFGAITEAVVISDRATGRSKGFGFVTFTNPEDAQKAIKELNGAELEGRKLVVNIARPKEPR, encoded by the coding sequence ATGATTAATTTGCGGAGCATGGACCAGAATAAAGTATTTGTAGCCGGGTTTCCCTGGAGTTATACCGGAGAGAATCTCAAAGACATGTTTTCCAAATTCGGAGCAATCACTGAAGCCGTGGTAATTTCTGATCGGGCCACCGGCAGATCAAAAGGTTTTGGTTTTGTCACATTCACAAATCCTGAAGATGCCCAAAAAGCCATAAAAGAATTAAACGGTGCGGAACTTGAAGGCAGAAAGCTGGTCGTTAATATTGCCCGGCCCAAGGAACCCCGATAA
- a CDS encoding FMN-binding protein: protein MKKVFLSGLVIFTFLTYSLHRQLEGNAAVSNVGLPAPSPVPAPSGIPQTVYKDGQFTGDSVDAFYGNVQVQVTVAGGKITDVAFLDYPHDRRTSLMINMMATPQLKQEAIAAQNAQVDIVSGATQTSQAFIQSLQSALTKAA from the coding sequence ATGAAGAAAGTTTTTCTCTCGGGTCTAGTTATTTTTACTTTCCTCACCTATTCTCTGCATCGGCAACTGGAAGGCAATGCTGCTGTTTCCAATGTCGGTCTCCCGGCTCCTTCCCCTGTTCCGGCTCCTTCGGGAATTCCACAGACAGTTTATAAAGACGGACAATTTACCGGCGACTCCGTTGACGCCTTTTATGGTAATGTCCAGGTTCAGGTAACCGTTGCCGGCGGGAAAATTACCGATGTCGCTTTTTTGGACTATCCTCACGACCGACGAACTTCCCTGATGATTAATATGATGGCGACACCTCAGTTAAAACAGGAAGCCATTGCTGCCCAAAACGCTCAGGTAGATATTGTTTCCGGGGCAACCCAGACCAGCCAGGCTTTTATCCAGTCGCTGCAGTCAGCGTTAACTAAAGCCGCCTAA
- a CDS encoding RnfABCDGE type electron transport complex subunit D: protein MLDKFLNDITMYKLVLYYLISLVAIAVILSFTGILSFNPLGLLFSAGFLVLVCYAVNWTFARTFAVTANAESVYISALILALIITPAKTLSDLPFLFWAGVWAMAGKFIFALNGKHLFNPVAISVFLTSVFLGQSASWWIGTGPMLIPVLLGGILLIRKTDRTDMVLGFLLSAFLTIVVLSWNSGPPLSTLLTKTVLATPLLFFAFVMLTEPLTTPPTKNLQLTYGVLVGILFAPQLHIGPVYSTPELALLLGNIFSYSVSFRKRLFLKLKEKLPLGPDVYDFVFTQNKSFTYRPGQFLEWTLAHQNIDSRGNRRYFTLASSPTEPELRIGVKFNQPASSFKKSLLSLTPGAAISAANLAGDFTLPSDPNIKLVFIAGGIGITPFRSMIRYLLDTNQKRDIILLYRAKEEGDFVYKNVFEEAQNRLEMKIYYSVGRFTAERIAELVPDIQVRTFYLSGPRKMIKDFEKTLADLGVRQERIRTDFFPGF from the coding sequence ATGTTGGATAAATTTCTCAACGACATAACAATGTACAAACTGGTGCTTTACTACCTGATTTCTTTGGTAGCCATAGCTGTCATCTTGAGTTTCACCGGCATTTTGTCATTTAACCCTCTGGGACTGCTTTTTTCGGCTGGTTTTTTGGTCCTGGTTTGTTACGCTGTAAACTGGACTTTTGCCAGAACATTTGCGGTTACGGCCAACGCCGAGTCAGTTTACATTTCCGCCCTGATTTTGGCTTTGATTATTACTCCGGCAAAAACTCTTTCCGATTTACCTTTTCTTTTTTGGGCCGGCGTCTGGGCCATGGCGGGAAAATTTATTTTTGCCTTAAACGGCAAACATCTGTTTAATCCGGTGGCGATTTCCGTCTTTCTTACGTCGGTCTTTTTGGGTCAATCAGCCAGCTGGTGGATCGGAACGGGACCAATGCTTATACCTGTCCTGTTGGGCGGGATACTCCTTATCCGCAAGACTGACAGGACTGATATGGTGCTCGGTTTTTTGCTCTCCGCTTTCTTAACAATTGTAGTATTAAGCTGGAATAGCGGACCACCCCTATCAACTCTGTTAACCAAAACGGTCTTGGCTACTCCCCTGCTCTTTTTTGCTTTTGTGATGCTGACAGAACCTCTGACGACTCCGCCAACCAAAAATTTGCAACTAACATACGGCGTTTTGGTGGGAATTCTATTTGCTCCCCAGCTGCACATTGGTCCGGTTTACTCGACGCCGGAGCTGGCCTTACTTTTGGGGAATATTTTTTCGTATTCCGTTTCTTTCAGAAAAAGACTATTTTTAAAACTAAAAGAGAAACTTCCCTTGGGCCCGGATGTTTACGATTTTGTCTTTACTCAAAATAAATCATTTACCTACCGCCCGGGGCAATTCCTGGAATGGACATTGGCCCATCAAAATATTGATAGCCGGGGAAACCGGCGCTACTTTACTCTGGCCTCTTCCCCGACTGAGCCGGAGCTTCGTATCGGAGTTAAATTTAATCAGCCGGCCAGCTCTTTTAAAAAGTCTTTGCTAAGTCTTACTCCAGGAGCAGCAATTTCCGCCGCCAACCTGGCCGGAGATTTTACTTTACCGTCTGATCCGAATATCAAATTGGTATTTATCGCCGGCGGCATCGGCATTACGCCGTTTCGCAGCATGATCCGGTATCTTTTAGATACTAACCAAAAACGGGATATCATTCTGCTTTACAGGGCGAAGGAAGAAGGCGACTTTGTTTATAAAAATGTCTTTGAGGAGGCCCAAAATCGCCTGGAAATGAAAATCTACTATTCAGTCGGACGATTTACCGCAGAAAGAATCGCTGAACTGGTGCCTGATATTCAAGTCAGGACATTTTACCTCTCCGGACCAAGAAAGATGATTAAAGATTTTGAAAAAACTTTAGCGGATCTTGGTGTCCGTCAGGAACGGATACGGACAGACTTTTTCCCGGGTTTTTAA
- a CDS encoding phosphatase PAP2 family protein: MNQNGPQKAVRESLAPRPVRRYRTWLFQGYVVMASVFFVFLAILSRTANYFPFDLIASRFVQSFNAPAINYFMQFVSLIGREPQMGIISVLILFLVFALGLRYEAVIGALALISSDIFETLVKILVNRPRPSPDLVRVFTTIHQPSFPSGHVLTYSVLFGYLFFLAYSLLTRSTLRTTLLIVFGSLIILIGPSRVYLGEHWSSDVLGGYLLGSIWLILTIWVYRRFKNPGKSLSVSVPDGHQDPLKFFQNL; this comes from the coding sequence GTGAATCAAAATGGCCCTCAAAAAGCGGTAAGAGAATCTTTGGCCCCGCGGCCGGTGCGAAGGTACCGAACCTGGCTTTTCCAGGGATATGTGGTCATGGCATCGGTATTTTTTGTCTTTCTGGCCATTCTTTCCCGAACCGCAAATTATTTTCCTTTTGACCTGATAGCCAGCCGGTTTGTCCAGTCGTTTAACGCGCCGGCCATTAATTACTTTATGCAGTTTGTGAGTCTCATTGGCCGGGAGCCTCAGATGGGAATCATTTCTGTCCTTATTTTATTTTTAGTTTTTGCCCTGGGGCTACGCTACGAAGCCGTTATTGGGGCGTTGGCCCTAATCAGCTCCGATATATTTGAAACCCTGGTTAAAATTCTGGTTAACCGGCCGCGGCCAAGCCCTGATCTGGTGCGGGTTTTTACCACCATTCACCAGCCCAGTTTTCCCAGCGGCCATGTTTTAACCTACAGCGTTCTTTTTGGTTATCTTTTCTTTTTGGCCTACTCTCTTCTTACCCGATCGACTCTCCGAACAACACTTTTAATAGTTTTCGGTAGCCTGATTATCCTAATCGGCCCATCACGGGTCTACTTGGGAGAGCATTGGTCCAGTGATGTTTTAGGAGGCTATCTCTTAGGCAGTATCTGGCTGATTTTAACCATTTGGGTTTACCGCCGGTTTAAAAACCCGGGAAAAAGTCTGTCCGTATCCGTTCCTGACGGACACCAAGATCCGCTAAAGTTTTTTCAAAATCTTTAA
- a CDS encoding ATP-binding protein, producing MPNLTLNPAEIPHRFLNSLWDEAPVIAFLVDKQGKIFDANRMAWEDFESTFDTLFGESFSGLFLPLERERIEEFIRIGFALSERSPFEVFQAPSKKGSSIPRFLELTSSQINPDNAGRMLLILVRNVSRTVWLLSQQEEAKHEAEKTALAMRYSEQKLQAALGTGNMGTWELDLESGLLEWSLGAKAAFKGTYQKYLEDVVPEDRNKIFSQINKVIHKKSSTFRQEFSLNTPDGETHRIESNGRLVSSDPVLRIISGVWIDVSKRRFAQQRLETQYAVSQILSHNLELEKALPSILEQLTAGLDWDQAAFLTNDEVLAQYKISRQEIKKCQPEISQAFNLRSVCWLTNKPTGTCLAFPILFHNAAEAVIVMKSPEVKVINREMKKFFAIFGSQLGEYIQRYKEHAQLENSRIQLESIFQNVTEGVLVFGPKGKIIFANKASVGLLDFPNTESLMAAGEKGFVAKFSLNDWQGDRVKLSNLPGHQALSRGEEASLVVRCRHLKKGTEKWLLIKSRPILNSSGKVQMAVTIMEDISEQISGQHQKELFLGVAGHELKTPIMSIKAFAQLARRAPDKKYLEKIDEQANRLTRIINEILDVTRIRAGRLEFRKQKIDLNELLRKNLSIVKPVLEGHKIVNRISGRRAWVHGDSDRLSQVASNLLVNAAKYSPTGSRIIISSQVDRKEIIVSIQDFGIGIPKENQKHIFDSYYRIRNTRANNTDGLGLGLFITASIVKAHNGKIWVKSAPGKGSTFTFSLPLTKSRSK from the coding sequence ATGCCCAACCTGACTTTGAACCCCGCAGAAATTCCTCACCGTTTCCTGAATTCTCTCTGGGACGAGGCGCCGGTTATTGCTTTCCTGGTCGATAAGCAAGGTAAAATTTTTGACGCTAATCGGATGGCCTGGGAAGATTTTGAGTCTACTTTTGACACTCTTTTCGGAGAAAGTTTTTCCGGTTTATTTTTGCCCCTGGAAAGAGAACGCATCGAAGAATTTATCCGCATTGGTTTCGCTCTTTCCGAGCGGTCGCCGTTTGAAGTTTTTCAGGCTCCCTCCAAAAAAGGAAGTTCTATTCCTCGATTTCTGGAACTAACCAGCTCTCAGATTAATCCTGATAACGCGGGACGGATGCTCCTGATCCTGGTGCGCAACGTGTCCCGTACCGTCTGGCTCTTGTCCCAACAGGAAGAAGCCAAACATGAAGCCGAGAAAACCGCCTTGGCCATGCGTTACAGCGAACAGAAACTTCAGGCGGCTTTGGGAACCGGCAATATGGGCACCTGGGAACTGGATTTGGAAAGCGGACTGCTAGAATGGTCTCTTGGGGCGAAGGCAGCTTTCAAGGGAACATACCAGAAATATCTGGAAGATGTGGTTCCGGAGGATCGAAATAAGATATTCTCCCAGATTAATAAAGTTATCCATAAAAAAAGTTCGACTTTTCGTCAGGAGTTCAGTTTGAACACTCCTGATGGTGAGACACATCGCATTGAATCCAACGGTAGGCTAGTTTCTTCTGACCCGGTTCTACGGATAATAAGTGGCGTTTGGATAGATGTCAGCAAACGACGTTTTGCTCAGCAGCGTTTGGAGACCCAGTATGCTGTTTCTCAGATTCTCAGCCACAACCTTGAACTTGAAAAAGCTCTACCGTCCATCCTGGAACAACTAACGGCGGGATTAGATTGGGACCAGGCTGCCTTTTTAACCAACGACGAAGTTTTGGCACAATATAAAATATCCCGTCAGGAAATTAAAAAATGTCAACCGGAAATTAGTCAGGCTTTTAATCTCCGAAGCGTTTGCTGGTTAACGAATAAACCTACCGGAACTTGCCTGGCTTTTCCGATTTTGTTTCATAATGCGGCGGAAGCGGTGATTGTGATGAAATCGCCCGAAGTTAAGGTTATAAACCGGGAAATGAAAAAGTTTTTTGCCATTTTTGGGAGCCAACTGGGAGAATATATTCAGCGATATAAGGAGCACGCGCAACTAGAAAACTCCAGGATACAACTGGAGTCAATTTTTCAGAATGTGACCGAAGGCGTCTTGGTTTTTGGACCCAAAGGGAAAATTATCTTTGCCAATAAAGCCTCGGTGGGTCTGCTGGATTTTCCCAATACTGAGAGCCTGATGGCGGCAGGCGAAAAAGGCTTTGTGGCTAAATTCAGCCTTAATGATTGGCAAGGTGACAGGGTTAAACTTTCCAACCTGCCCGGACATCAAGCTCTTTCCCGCGGGGAAGAAGCGTCCTTGGTCGTCCGGTGTCGTCATTTGAAAAAAGGCACCGAGAAGTGGTTGCTGATAAAATCCCGCCCAATTCTTAATTCTTCGGGAAAAGTCCAGATGGCGGTGACGATTATGGAAGATATCAGCGAGCAGATTTCCGGCCAGCACCAGAAGGAACTTTTTCTGGGAGTGGCGGGCCACGAACTCAAAACCCCAATTATGAGCATTAAAGCTTTTGCCCAACTGGCCCGCCGAGCTCCAGATAAAAAATATCTGGAAAAGATTGATGAACAGGCGAATAGACTGACGAGAATCATTAACGAAATTCTGGATGTTACCAGGATCAGGGCCGGAAGATTGGAGTTCCGCAAACAGAAAATAGATCTTAATGAACTATTGCGGAAAAACCTCAGTATCGTTAAGCCCGTTCTGGAAGGCCATAAAATTGTTAACCGAATCTCCGGGCGAAGAGCCTGGGTTCATGGTGATTCAGATCGTTTGTCTCAGGTGGCCAGCAACTTACTGGTTAACGCGGCCAAATATTCTCCCACCGGAAGCCGGATAATTATCAGTTCACAAGTCGACCGCAAAGAAATTATAGTTTCTATCCAAGATTTTGGGATCGGGATTCCTAAGGAAAACCAAAAGCATATCTTTGACAGCTATTACCGAATCCGTAATACCCGGGCAAATAATACCGACGGGTTGGGGCTTGGCTTGTTTATCACCGCTTCGATCGTTAAAGCCCATAATGGCAAAATCTGGGTAAAAAGTGCTCCGGGAAAAGGGTCAACTTTTACTTTCAGTCTCCCCCTGACCAAATCGCGTTCGAAATAA